A DNA window from Alkalibacter saccharofermentans DSM 14828 contains the following coding sequences:
- a CDS encoding four helix bundle protein: protein MNKLFGFQKLEIYQQSKHLVKEIYSMTRKFPVKEAYSLVSQMNRAAVSISSNIAEGSSRNSLKDKIRFINISYGSLMELICQMEISYELCYITSDQYENFLILSKDLSVKLNNYMNYLKKSI from the coding sequence ATGAATAAATTATTTGGATTTCAGAAGTTGGAAATATATCAGCAATCAAAACATTTAGTAAAAGAAATTTATTCTATGACTCGCAAATTTCCTGTGAAAGAAGCATACTCTTTAGTTTCGCAAATGAATCGTGCTGCGGTTTCGATATCATCAAATATTGCTGAAGGCTCAAGTAGGAATAGCTTAAAAGATAAGATACGCTTTATAAACATATCCTATGGGTCATTAATGGAGTTGATCTGCCAGATGGAAATATCATACGAGCTATGTTACATAACGTCTGATCAGTACGAAAACTTCTTAATCTTGTCAAAAGATTTATCCGTTAAATTGAACAACTATATGAACTATTTAAAAAAATCAATATAA